CCGACCATCTTCGCGCGTTTCGCGAATTCGCAGATCGGCCATGCTGTGGATCTCGTCCGCCCGCGCGTTTCGCAAGAGCTGGATTTCGAGGGCGAACTCGCGATCATCATCGGCAAACCCGGCCGCTACATCACAAGAGCAGACGCCTTTGATCATGTCGCCGGCTACGCCTGCTACAATGACGGCAGCATCCGCGACTTCCAGCGTCACACCCACCAGTTCACGCCGGGCAAGAACTTTCCCGGCACTGGCGCCTTCGGTCCCTGGATGATGACGCCCGACGAATTGGGCGAGCTGCCCTCGCTGCGGCTTCAAACGCGGGTGAACGGCCAGGTCGTGCAGGACGCGACCTTCGCGCAGATGATCTTCGATATCTCGCACATCATCGAATATTGCTCCTCCTTCACGCGGCTGGAGCCCGGCGACGTCATCGCCACCGGCACACCCGGCGGTGTCGGCGCCAAGCGCACGCCGCCCCTTTGGCTGAAGCCGGGCGATATCGTCGAGGTCGAGATCGACCGCCTCGGAACGCTGCGCAACGGCGTCGCCGAGGAAGCCTGAGAATTCCGCTTTCGCCTGCAGCGTGGCTTCGAGGCTCACGAAGCGCGGGGTGAAAGCGCCACGCCATCCATCAAAAAGAGCCCGGAGGAAACGATGTTCAAGCTCTCTTGTCTGGCCATGACGGCCGCGGCCGCGCTCATGGCGTCGACCGGTGTTCAGGCACAGTCATGGCCGCAGCGCCCGATCGCGCTCGTGGTGCCGCAGGCCCCGGGCAACAGCCCGGATATTCTCGCGCGCGTTCTGGCCGACAAGCTCTCGCGCAGCCT
Above is a genomic segment from Bosea sp. NBC_00550 containing:
- a CDS encoding fumarylacetoacetate hydrolase family protein; amino-acid sequence: MRFATFQLQGAPSWGMIDGEEAVDLGAVLGERYPDLKSVIAADALAEAAEAAARAPRHPLSAIGWLPVLPNPDKILCVGLNYEMHRKETGRAVVENPTIFARFANSQIGHAVDLVRPRVSQELDFEGELAIIIGKPGRYITRADAFDHVAGYACYNDGSIRDFQRHTHQFTPGKNFPGTGAFGPWMMTPDELGELPSLRLQTRVNGQVVQDATFAQMIFDISHIIEYCSSFTRLEPGDVIATGTPGGVGAKRTPPLWLKPGDIVEVEIDRLGTLRNGVAEEA